In the Desulfomicrobium escambiense DSM 10707 genome, one interval contains:
- a CDS encoding septal ring lytic transglycosylase RlpA family protein has product MAFGSGRGFRACVLVVFLCMVVMSLAGCGSKYVPGASSAPPPPGQKAPAGKGGTYKPYTVMGQTYYPLGSAEGYAETGVASWYGPDFHGKKTANGEWYDMYQMTAAHRILPMHTKVMVRNLDNGRVAEVRINDRGPFVNNRVIDLSYAAASALGVVGPGTARVRLETIPGERIQYVGPFFVQYGAFVVEANARNLRNKLAARGFPGTRVARGELNGTTYWRVQVGAFPSLTDAESARQRLVRESPDCFVIAD; this is encoded by the coding sequence ATGGCGTTTGGCTCGGGGCGCGGTTTCCGCGCATGCGTGCTGGTGGTCTTTTTGTGCATGGTTGTGATGAGCCTGGCCGGCTGCGGCTCCAAGTACGTGCCCGGTGCCAGCAGCGCACCGCCCCCCCCGGGCCAGAAGGCGCCCGCGGGCAAGGGCGGCACGTACAAGCCCTACACGGTCATGGGGCAGACGTACTACCCCTTGGGCTCGGCGGAGGGCTATGCGGAGACGGGCGTGGCCTCCTGGTACGGGCCGGATTTCCACGGCAAGAAGACGGCCAACGGGGAATGGTACGACATGTATCAGATGACGGCGGCACACCGCATCCTGCCCATGCACACCAAGGTCATGGTCAGGAATCTGGACAACGGGCGGGTGGCCGAAGTGCGCATCAACGATCGCGGTCCCTTCGTGAACAACCGGGTCATCGACCTGTCCTACGCGGCGGCCAGCGCCCTGGGCGTGGTGGGCCCGGGCACGGCCAGGGTCCGTCTCGAAACCATCCCGGGCGAGCGCATCCAGTATGTCGGCCCGTTCTTCGTGCAATACGGGGCCTTCGTGGTCGAGGCCAATGCCCGCAACCTCAGGAACAAGCTCGCGGCCAGGGGATTTCCCGGCACCAGGGTGGCCCGGGGGGAGCTGAACGGAACGACGTACTGGCGGGTGCAGGTCGGGGCCTTCCCCAGCCTGACCGACGCAGAGTCGGCCAGGCAGCGGTTGGTCAGGGAAAGCCCGGACTGCTTCGTTATTGCGGATTGA